The Lewinellaceae bacterium genome has a segment encoding these proteins:
- a CDS encoding (Fe-S)-binding protein, translated as MSQNLNVPTMAEMAAEGKSPEILFWVGCAGSFDDRAQKVTRAFCEILNKTGVDFAILGSEEQCTGDPARRAGNEFIFQMTALTNIETLKMYNVRKIVTACPHCFNSLKNDYPALGGNYEVLHHTQLLQQLIEEGKLKMEGGGTFSGKKITYHDSCYLGRIGGEYEAPRAVLEQLDADLVEMKRSRANGLCCGAGGSQMWKEDEPGDRRINTERGEEAINTGAEIVAANCPFCLTMLEDGIKEKEKQDQVMVYDLAELILNNMK; from the coding sequence ATGTCACAAAATTTGAATGTTCCCACTATGGCGGAAATGGCAGCCGAGGGCAAATCACCTGAAATCCTGTTTTGGGTAGGATGTGCCGGCAGTTTTGATGATCGCGCCCAGAAAGTTACCCGGGCCTTTTGTGAAATTTTAAATAAAACAGGCGTGGATTTTGCCATCCTGGGAAGTGAGGAACAATGTACCGGCGATCCGGCAAGAAGAGCGGGAAACGAATTTATTTTTCAAATGACCGCCCTGACGAATATAGAGACTTTGAAGATGTATAACGTCAGGAAGATCGTTACGGCCTGCCCGCACTGCTTTAACAGCCTTAAAAATGATTATCCTGCCTTGGGGGGGAATTATGAAGTATTGCACCATACCCAGCTTTTGCAGCAATTGATCGAGGAAGGGAAGTTGAAAATGGAAGGCGGGGGTACTTTTTCCGGCAAAAAAATAACCTACCATGATTCCTGCTACCTGGGTAGAATAGGAGGGGAGTACGAAGCGCCCCGGGCCGTGTTGGAGCAACTGGATGCCGATTTGGTGGAGATGAAACGCTCAAGAGCCAACGGCCTGTGTTGTGGCGCCGGTGGTTCGCAGATGTGGAAAGAAGATGAACCCGGCGACAGGAGGATCAATACGGAACGCGGAGAGGAAGCCATCAATACCGGGGCTGAAATTGTGGCCGCGAATTGCCCTTTTTGTCTCACCATGCTCGAAGATGGAATCAAGGAAAAAGAGAAGCAGGATCAGGTGATGGTCTATGACCTCGCCGAATTGATTTTGAATAATATGAAATAA
- a CDS encoding acyl-CoA dehydrogenase family protein, producing the protein MDTHTIENLDLIVDSARDFAEKHIRPHVMEWDEDQIFPVDLFHKMGEHGFMGVLVPETYGGFGLGYQAYVSILVEISRVCGSIGLSVAAHNSLCTNHILEFGNEEQKQKYLPKLASGQWIGAWGLTEPNTGSDAGRMQCVAKKEGEYYILNGSKNFITHGKSGNVAVVIARTGEPLDSRGMTAFVIEKGTPGFRAGKKENKLGMRASETAELIFDNCRVHESQVLGEVGEGFVQSLKILDGGRISIAALSLGIAKGALDASVQYSQERHQFGKPIAAFQAISFKLAEMATKIEAAELLTRKAAKMKMAGEKTTKISAMAKFYASETAVEVSTDAIQIFGGYGYTKDYPVEKFFRDSKLCTIGEGTTEIQKLVISRELLKDQ; encoded by the coding sequence ATGGATACACATACGATTGAAAATTTGGATTTAATAGTAGATAGCGCACGTGATTTCGCAGAGAAGCACATCCGTCCTCACGTAATGGAATGGGACGAGGATCAGATTTTCCCTGTGGACTTGTTTCATAAAATGGGGGAACACGGATTTATGGGCGTTTTAGTGCCCGAAACCTACGGTGGTTTTGGCCTTGGATACCAGGCATATGTTTCGATTCTCGTTGAGATATCAAGGGTTTGCGGTTCGATAGGATTGTCCGTCGCGGCACATAATTCACTGTGCACCAATCATATTTTGGAATTCGGTAACGAAGAACAAAAACAAAAATATCTCCCTAAACTGGCAAGTGGCCAATGGATAGGGGCATGGGGATTAACGGAGCCCAATACCGGGAGTGACGCAGGAAGAATGCAATGCGTGGCTAAAAAAGAAGGCGAATATTACATCCTTAATGGCTCGAAGAACTTCATTACCCATGGTAAATCCGGGAATGTGGCCGTAGTGATTGCGCGTACTGGAGAACCGTTGGATAGCCGTGGTATGACGGCCTTTGTCATTGAGAAAGGAACCCCCGGGTTCAGGGCCGGTAAGAAAGAGAATAAATTGGGCATGCGGGCCTCCGAAACGGCCGAATTGATCTTTGACAATTGTCGTGTTCACGAAAGCCAGGTGCTGGGAGAAGTCGGGGAAGGGTTTGTGCAATCCCTGAAAATTCTCGATGGAGGAAGGATTTCCATCGCTGCGCTTTCTCTGGGAATTGCTAAAGGAGCTTTAGATGCTTCGGTACAATATTCGCAGGAACGGCACCAGTTTGGCAAGCCCATCGCTGCTTTCCAGGCCATCAGTTTTAAACTGGCTGAAATGGCGACCAAGATAGAAGCCGCCGAGTTGCTTACCCGCAAAGCCGCGAAAATGAAAATGGCCGGAGAAAAGACGACCAAGATCTCGGCTATGGCAAAATTTTATGCCTCCGAAACGGCAGTGGAAGTTTCCACAGATGCCATCCAGATCTTTGGTGGTTATGGTTACACTAAAGATTACCCTGTTGAAAAATTCTTCAGAGATTCAAAATTATGTACCATTGGAGAGGGAACAACAGAGATTCAGAAACTGGTGATCTCCCGCGAGTTGTTGAAAGACCAATAG
- a CDS encoding phosphoribosyltransferase, giving the protein MKVLDHRTICQKLKRLAIEILENNYEEQEILMVGINNSGMTLAKLIMAELEQMKSTPKLALANLRLNPANPTGNEITIGITQDEIKGKVIILVDDVANTGRTLFYAFKPFLEVVPKRIETVVFVDRTHKSFPVNIDYYGLSLATTLKENIKVDLSNPDDLGVFLN; this is encoded by the coding sequence ATGAAAGTACTGGATCACCGCACCATCTGCCAGAAATTAAAAAGACTGGCCATAGAAATTCTCGAAAACAACTACGAGGAACAGGAAATCCTTATGGTCGGAATCAACAATAGTGGTATGACGCTGGCCAAACTGATCATGGCGGAATTGGAACAGATGAAATCCACCCCCAAATTAGCCCTGGCCAACTTAAGATTAAATCCGGCTAACCCTACGGGAAATGAGATTACTATAGGTATTACTCAGGATGAAATAAAAGGAAAAGTAATCATCCTGGTGGATGATGTTGCCAATACCGGCAGGACCTTATTTTATGCATTCAAACCCTTTCTGGAAGTGGTGCCCAAAAGGATAGAAACGGTGGTATTTGTTGACCGGACCCATAAATCCTTTCCGGTAAATATCGATTATTATGGTTTGTCACTCGCCACTACGCTCAAGGAGAACATAAAGGTTGATTTGAGCAATCCTGATGATTTGGGAGTATTCCTCAATTGA
- a CDS encoding (Fe-S)-binding protein, producing the protein MIQQIVFGIVSVAALGFAGWQFLRIRKNIMLGQPEPTLGDKGQRWKNVLLIALGQGKMFNRWVPGVMHLFIYVAFLITQIELIEIFIDGFGGGHRFFAPILGGFYTFVISFIEGISVLAFVGTIIFLSRRNLLKLPRFQSAEMKGWPFRDGNLILIFEILLLIGIFSMNGADTVLQSMNAEHYPDTGKLLVSSWFGPAVFGNLDLGTLHVIERFGWWLHLIMVFVFLNYLPKSKHLHLILAFPNTWYASLKPRGEMENMPVIMNEVKSMMGLSVEGGEQMPIEEVLPDFGANDITGLSWKTLLEAYTCTECGRCTSVCPASITGKKLSPRKIMMDIRDRTEEVAVRIESGNMEYAKDKEKPLSKDNFDDGKSLFDYISKEEIHACTTCNACVEACPVLIKPVDPILELRRYEILTLSEGPSDWLPLFNSIENGGSAWAMNVERDAWRK; encoded by the coding sequence ATGATACAGCAAATTGTATTTGGAATAGTATCGGTTGCGGCTTTGGGTTTTGCCGGCTGGCAGTTTCTCCGGATCAGGAAAAATATCATGCTGGGCCAACCTGAGCCGACTTTGGGGGATAAAGGGCAGCGATGGAAAAATGTTCTGCTGATCGCCCTGGGACAGGGCAAAATGTTCAACCGCTGGGTTCCGGGTGTTATGCATCTTTTTATTTACGTGGCCTTTCTCATAACACAGATCGAACTGATAGAAATATTTATAGATGGCTTTGGAGGCGGTCACCGGTTTTTTGCTCCAATCCTGGGCGGTTTTTATACTTTTGTCATCAGTTTTATTGAAGGGATCAGCGTACTCGCTTTTGTGGGAACCATCATCTTTCTCTCGCGTAGAAATTTACTGAAATTGCCCCGTTTTCAAAGCGCCGAGATGAAAGGATGGCCATTCCGGGATGGAAACCTAATCCTTATTTTTGAAATTTTATTGCTGATCGGTATTTTTAGCATGAATGGCGCGGATACCGTCCTTCAATCCATGAACGCGGAACATTACCCGGATACGGGCAAATTGTTGGTGAGCAGTTGGTTTGGTCCTGCCGTTTTTGGAAATCTTGACCTCGGAACACTGCATGTTATTGAAAGGTTTGGCTGGTGGTTGCACCTGATCATGGTTTTTGTCTTTTTGAATTATCTGCCAAAATCGAAACACCTTCACCTCATTCTTGCTTTCCCGAATACCTGGTATGCTTCGTTGAAACCTCGCGGTGAAATGGAAAACATGCCGGTGATTATGAATGAAGTGAAAAGCATGATGGGCCTTTCGGTGGAAGGAGGGGAGCAAATGCCCATAGAGGAAGTATTGCCTGATTTTGGGGCCAATGACATTACCGGGTTGAGCTGGAAAACTCTCCTGGAGGCATACACCTGCACGGAATGCGGGCGCTGTACCTCGGTTTGCCCGGCCAGCATCACCGGCAAAAAATTATCTCCGAGGAAAATCATGATGGATATTCGTGACCGGACGGAGGAAGTGGCCGTCAGGATCGAAAGCGGTAACATGGAATACGCAAAAGACAAAGAGAAACCTTTGAGTAAGGATAATTTCGATGACGGGAAGAGCTTGTTTGATTATATTTCCAAAGAGGAAATTCACGCTTGCACGACCTGTAATGCCTGTGTCGAGGCTTGTCCGGTATTGATCAAACCTGTTGACCCGATACTGGAACTTCGGCGGTATGAAATCCTGACACTTTCCGAAGGGCCTTCCGACTGGCTTCCTTTGTTCAATAGTATAGAAAACGGAGGGTCAGCCTGGGCGATGAACGTGGAAAGGGATGCCTGGCGTAAATAA
- the gap gene encoding type I glyceraldehyde-3-phosphate dehydrogenase, giving the protein MSKKIAINGFGRIGRLTLRNLLKKDDIEIVAINDLTDNETLAYLLKYDSAQGPFDGTVSATENSLIINGKAIHAYAERNPENLPWAELGVDLVLECTGIFTTKEAASKHLTAGAKDVLLSAPGKGEGIQTIVLGVNGHDLDRRANVFSNASCTTNCLAPVAKILEDNWGVETGSMTTIHAYTSDQNLQDSPHRDLRRARAAAYNMVLTSTGAADAVGKVIPGFGGKLFAISVRVPVITGSMIELNVTLKKAATVEEVNAKFKAAAESGPMKGILQYTEDPIVSSDIVRSKYSSIFDSQMTAVKGNLLKVISWYDNEAGYSARLADLAHMICTK; this is encoded by the coding sequence ATGTCTAAAAAAATTGCGATTAACGGGTTTGGCCGGATAGGTCGTTTAACATTAAGAAACCTTCTGAAAAAAGACGATATTGAAATCGTTGCGATCAACGATTTAACGGATAACGAAACACTGGCATACCTGTTAAAGTATGACTCAGCACAGGGTCCATTTGACGGAACCGTCAGTGCCACCGAAAATTCGTTAATCATCAATGGCAAAGCCATCCATGCTTATGCAGAGCGCAACCCAGAAAATCTTCCCTGGGCAGAATTGGGTGTAGATTTGGTGCTTGAATGTACCGGAATTTTTACTACTAAGGAGGCAGCAAGCAAACACCTCACAGCAGGAGCTAAAGATGTACTGCTTTCTGCTCCAGGAAAAGGAGAAGGCATTCAGACCATAGTATTGGGCGTCAACGGTCATGACCTTGATCGTCGTGCAAATGTTTTTTCCAATGCATCATGTACCACCAACTGTCTTGCACCCGTTGCCAAAATTCTTGAAGACAACTGGGGCGTTGAAACCGGATCAATGACGACTATTCACGCTTACACTTCTGATCAGAACCTCCAGGATTCTCCACACAGAGATCTCCGTCGTGCCCGTGCTGCTGCTTACAATATGGTACTTACCAGTACCGGTGCTGCTGATGCAGTAGGCAAAGTCATTCCAGGTTTTGGTGGCAAATTGTTTGCTATTTCAGTTCGCGTACCGGTTATTACAGGCTCAATGATCGAATTAAACGTGACGCTTAAGAAAGCAGCTACTGTGGAAGAGGTAAATGCCAAATTCAAAGCTGCTGCAGAAAGCGGCCCAATGAAAGGCATTTTACAATACACTGAAGATCCTATCGTTTCCAGCGATATCGTCCGCAGCAAATACTCTTCCATTTTTGATTCGCAAATGACCGCTGTAAAAGGAAATTTACTGAAAGTCATCAGCTGGTATGACAACGAAGCCGGTTATTCAGCTCGTTTGGCTGATCTGGCTCACATGATCTGTACTAAGTAA
- a CDS encoding rhodanese-like domain-containing protein, whose translation MEKTVCKTSFWSLLKAQLNNLNPEEFASMLSQDPAAVLIDVRSPEEFTLGSFPGALNINYSSGDLWDQLEALDKNRKIFVFCRSGRRSIRVCTLLKNGGFDEDEIFNLDGGLNSFQKYYDFELNKI comes from the coding sequence ATGGAAAAAACAGTTTGTAAAACTTCTTTTTGGTCCCTGCTGAAGGCCCAGTTGAATAATTTGAACCCGGAAGAATTTGCCTCTATGCTTTCCCAGGATCCGGCTGCTGTTTTAATCGACGTGAGGTCTCCTGAAGAATTCACCCTGGGAAGTTTTCCCGGCGCCTTGAATATTAACTATTCCTCCGGTGATTTGTGGGATCAGTTGGAAGCACTGGATAAAAACAGGAAAATTTTCGTTTTTTGTCGCTCCGGTCGCCGCAGCATAAGGGTTTGTACCTTATTGAAAAACGGAGGGTTTGATGAAGATGAGATTTTTAACCTTGATGGAGGATTGAATTCTTTTCAAAAGTATTATGATTTTGAGCTAAACAAAATATAA
- a CDS encoding menaquinone biosynthesis protein codes for MDKIKVTAVSYLNTKPLLYGILNSSIAGQIELQLDIPSVCAQKLNSGEADLGLIPVAAIPEIEHAEIITDYCIGANGKVKTVCIYGDCPIEEMEAIYLDYHSRTSVELTKLLLKDYWKLSPKLIPAPPGYETKISKKTGGLIIGDRTIGLDSQYPFIYDLGELWQKHTGLSFVFAAWVSNRTLNPAFIRQFNEAMKKGVAAIPQLIYLLPTQEFDLEAYFTHNISYELDLQKRESLALFLNSISGDSLSEATKKSLVC; via the coding sequence ATGGACAAAATAAAAGTTACTGCCGTTAGTTACCTGAATACCAAGCCACTGCTTTACGGTATTCTCAATAGTAGTATCGCCGGTCAAATTGAACTCCAACTGGACATCCCTTCAGTTTGTGCCCAAAAACTCAATTCAGGAGAGGCAGACCTGGGGCTCATTCCGGTGGCGGCAATTCCTGAAATCGAACATGCTGAAATTATCACCGATTATTGTATCGGAGCTAATGGCAAGGTAAAAACCGTATGCATTTACGGCGATTGTCCTATTGAGGAAATGGAGGCCATTTACCTGGATTACCACTCGAGAACTTCCGTGGAACTGACCAAATTGTTGTTAAAAGACTATTGGAAATTATCTCCCAAACTTATCCCGGCACCCCCCGGATACGAAACTAAAATAAGCAAAAAAACCGGGGGCCTCATTATCGGGGACAGGACAATAGGACTCGATAGTCAATATCCCTTTATTTACGACCTGGGGGAATTGTGGCAAAAGCATACCGGTCTTTCTTTCGTTTTTGCTGCCTGGGTAAGTAACCGTACGTTGAATCCTGCTTTTATCCGCCAATTCAATGAAGCGATGAAAAAAGGAGTCGCTGCCATCCCGCAACTGATTTATTTACTCCCTACACAGGAATTCGACCTCGAAGCTTATTTTACCCACAATATCAGCTATGAACTGGATCTTCAAAAAAGGGAAAGCCTTGCTTTATTTTTAAATTCCATCAGCGGCGATTCATTGTCTGAAGCAACAAAAAAGAGTCTGGTTTGTTGA
- the msrA gene encoding peptide-methionine (S)-S-oxide reductase MsrA, which translates to MNFELATLGGGCFWCLEAVYEQLQGVQSIVSGYAGGTAATANYRDVCSGTTDHAEVVQVKFDPEKISFSEILDVFWTIHDPTTLNRQGNDVGPQYRSVIFYHNETQKKFAEQSKSVIAPKIWDDPVVTEISALHEFFPAENYHQGYYEKTGSRNPYCSFVITPKVTKFRKQFAEKLKKES; encoded by the coding sequence ATGAATTTTGAATTAGCTACCCTCGGTGGAGGTTGTTTTTGGTGTCTTGAGGCCGTTTATGAACAACTCCAGGGCGTTCAATCGATTGTTTCCGGATATGCAGGTGGAACAGCAGCTACCGCTAATTACAGAGATGTTTGTTCCGGCACTACGGATCATGCTGAAGTCGTCCAGGTCAAATTCGATCCTGAAAAAATTTCTTTTTCGGAAATCCTGGATGTTTTCTGGACTATTCATGATCCCACTACCCTGAACAGGCAGGGGAATGACGTTGGGCCACAGTACAGATCCGTTATTTTTTATCATAATGAAACACAAAAAAAGTTTGCGGAACAATCCAAATCAGTAATTGCTCCAAAGATATGGGATGACCCTGTGGTAACAGAAATCAGTGCACTCCATGAATTTTTTCCGGCAGAAAATTACCACCAGGGATATTATGAAAAAACAGGGTCACGAAATCCTTATTGTTCCTTCGTTATTACTCCTAAAGTGACAAAATTCAGGAAACAATTTGCAGAAAAATTAAAAAAAGAAAGCTAG
- a CDS encoding patatin-like phospholipase family protein: MKIGISLSGGGARGIAHIGVLKALEENGIYPDVISGASAGAIIGTFYASGMTPDQIFQLVRKSSLLRLFTVGIPNRGISKLTYLRSLLEKNIASDTFEGLPKPLIVSISNLNTGQTEEIDKGLLYDVIVASASIPLVFQPVEIGGQVFVDGGLLNNMPMNRLRKKADFIIGVNVMPDIQIDSGSFESTFAVATRSFQLSVIANTRPNFKYCDVLIEPEKVHPFHVFQLSKYREICEIGYEKTLSLIPEIKEKIEASKVQGHV, from the coding sequence ATGAAAATAGGCATTAGTCTTTCAGGAGGAGGAGCGAGAGGAATCGCCCACATCGGTGTTTTGAAAGCGCTGGAGGAAAATGGGATCTACCCAGATGTTATTTCCGGGGCCAGTGCCGGGGCCATTATCGGGACGTTTTATGCCTCAGGCATGACGCCCGATCAAATATTTCAATTGGTTCGCAAAAGCAGCCTGTTGAGGTTATTTACCGTTGGCATTCCCAATAGGGGGATTTCAAAACTGACCTACCTGAGGAGCCTCCTGGAAAAGAATATCGCTTCAGATACTTTTGAGGGCCTGCCCAAACCACTCATAGTTTCCATTTCCAATTTAAATACCGGACAAACAGAGGAGATCGACAAAGGCCTCCTTTATGATGTGATCGTGGCCTCAGCAAGTATTCCGCTGGTTTTTCAACCCGTTGAAATTGGAGGCCAGGTTTTTGTCGACGGAGGGTTGTTAAACAATATGCCAATGAACCGTTTGCGGAAAAAGGCTGATTTCATTATCGGCGTAAATGTAATGCCGGATATTCAGATCGATAGCGGCTCTTTTGAATCTACCTTTGCTGTGGCTACCCGCTCTTTCCAGCTTTCCGTTATTGCCAATACACGCCCTAATTTCAAATATTGTGATGTACTCATAGAACCTGAAAAAGTGCATCCTTTTCATGTTTTTCAGCTTAGTAAATATAGAGAAATATGCGAGATAGGATACGAAAAAACCTTGTCTTTAATCCCAGAGATCAAAGAAAAAATTGAAGCCTCTAAAGTGCAAGGGCATGTTTAG
- a CDS encoding phosphoglycerate kinase, with the protein MNLPFKDKKALVRVDFNVPLNNQFEITDDTRIRTAVPTIKAILDQGGSVILMSHLGRPLKKLKADGSIDVEKFTLRHLVPHLSKLTGVAVQFCPETVGEKATAMSAGLKPGSILLLENTRFNEGETSGDEDFSKKLAALGDVYVNDAFGTAHRAHASTAVMAKYFNKESKSFGFLMEAEITNANKVLNHPERPLTAITGGAKVSDKILLLDRMLEFVDNLIIGGGMAYTFFRAQGGKTGNSLVEEDKLDLALELLKKAKAKGVQIYLPEDSIIADKFSNDAQTEIKSNMEIPDGWMGLDIGPKAIETFSKVILDSKTLLWNGPMGVFEMPAFATGTKTIAEKVAEATSKGAFSLIGGGDSVAAINQLGLTEKVSYVSTGGGAMLEFLEGKELPGIGAILN; encoded by the coding sequence ATGAATCTTCCATTTAAAGATAAAAAAGCTTTGGTGCGTGTCGATTTCAACGTACCCTTGAATAATCAATTCGAAATAACCGATGACACCCGCATCAGGACTGCCGTACCTACCATAAAAGCTATACTGGATCAGGGAGGATCGGTAATTTTGATGTCCCACCTCGGTCGTCCTTTGAAAAAACTCAAAGCCGACGGCAGCATTGATGTCGAAAAATTTACCTTAAGACACCTTGTCCCCCATCTTTCCAAACTGACAGGAGTGGCGGTTCAGTTTTGTCCCGAAACAGTTGGAGAAAAAGCGACTGCTATGAGTGCCGGACTTAAACCGGGATCCATTTTACTACTTGAGAATACACGCTTTAACGAGGGGGAAACCAGTGGGGATGAAGATTTTTCAAAAAAACTCGCCGCACTTGGAGACGTTTACGTTAATGACGCCTTTGGAACTGCCCACAGAGCCCACGCCTCAACCGCGGTAATGGCTAAGTATTTCAACAAAGAAAGCAAGTCTTTTGGCTTTTTGATGGAGGCAGAGATCACCAATGCCAATAAGGTTCTTAACCATCCGGAAAGGCCATTGACCGCGATTACCGGCGGGGCGAAGGTGTCTGACAAAATCCTGCTGCTGGATCGCATGCTTGAATTTGTAGACAACCTAATCATCGGCGGCGGCATGGCTTATACCTTTTTTAGGGCACAGGGCGGAAAAACAGGAAACTCCCTTGTCGAAGAAGATAAACTTGACCTCGCCCTGGAACTGCTCAAAAAAGCAAAAGCCAAAGGAGTACAAATTTATCTGCCGGAAGATTCGATCATCGCAGATAAATTCAGCAATGATGCCCAAACGGAGATCAAATCAAATATGGAAATTCCGGACGGCTGGATGGGACTCGACATAGGCCCGAAGGCTATAGAAACTTTTTCTAAGGTAATCCTTGATTCCAAAACGTTACTTTGGAACGGACCAATGGGTGTTTTTGAAATGCCGGCCTTTGCCACCGGAACAAAAACGATTGCCGAAAAAGTAGCGGAAGCCACTTCCAAAGGAGCATTTTCACTGATTGGCGGCGGCGATTCTGTGGCCGCTATTAACCAATTAGGATTGACTGAAAAAGTAAGCTATGTTTCCACAGGAGGTGGCGCTATGCTTGAATTCCTGGAAGGTAAAGAATTACCGGGAATCGGTGCCATTTTGAATTAA
- the mqnE gene encoding aminofutalosine synthase MqnE, with amino-acid sequence MKAITNLNAVINDKKLPKELRIIAEKVSKNERITTEEGVLLFEKGSLAFVGSLANFVRQEKNGKTTWFNRNFHIEPTNVCLYTCKFCSYSRMIKQRGEGWEYSIDEIMEMVKKYDDQPVTEVHIVGGVLPQYDFDFYTTLYRQIKAHRPELHIKALTPVEYHYIFKKAKISYEEGMKAMHEAGLDSLPGGGAEIFDEALRDEIAGGKCSSEEWLRIHEIWHEMGLRSNATILYGHVETFEQRIDHMNRLRALQDKTGGFQTFIPLKFRNKNNEMSHVPEVSVVEDLRNYAISRIFLDNFDHIKAYWPMIGRTTAQLSLDFGVDDLDGTIDDTTKIYSMAGSEEQNPAMSTEDLVKTIRSAGYVAKERDTLYNIVRDFTDYQFEDDKVYKGYVSLPVVNN; translated from the coding sequence ATGAAAGCAATAACTAATTTAAACGCTGTTATAAACGATAAAAAGCTACCTAAGGAATTACGGATAATTGCCGAAAAGGTTTCAAAAAATGAAAGAATTACCACAGAAGAGGGTGTTCTTCTATTTGAAAAAGGTTCTCTTGCTTTTGTGGGCAGTCTGGCCAACTTTGTTCGACAGGAAAAGAACGGGAAAACGACCTGGTTCAACCGAAATTTTCATATCGAGCCCACCAATGTGTGTCTTTATACCTGTAAATTTTGCTCCTATTCCAGAATGATCAAACAAAGGGGTGAGGGTTGGGAATATTCCATAGATGAAATCATGGAGATGGTTAAAAAATATGACGATCAGCCTGTCACAGAGGTGCATATCGTCGGAGGCGTTTTGCCGCAATATGATTTTGATTTTTACACCACTTTATATCGACAAATAAAAGCACATCGCCCTGAATTGCATATTAAAGCACTTACGCCGGTTGAATATCATTATATTTTCAAAAAGGCGAAGATCAGCTATGAAGAAGGGATGAAAGCGATGCACGAAGCAGGGCTGGATTCCTTACCTGGAGGAGGTGCTGAAATTTTTGACGAAGCCCTGAGGGACGAAATTGCAGGAGGAAAATGCAGCTCAGAAGAATGGTTGCGGATTCATGAGATCTGGCATGAAATGGGGTTACGCTCCAATGCAACCATTTTATACGGGCATGTAGAAACTTTTGAGCAAAGGATTGATCACATGAACAGGCTCAGAGCATTGCAGGATAAAACCGGTGGATTTCAAACTTTCATTCCTCTTAAATTCAGGAATAAAAACAATGAAATGTCCCATGTTCCAGAAGTAAGCGTTGTCGAAGACCTTAGAAACTACGCCATCAGCCGTATTTTTCTCGACAATTTTGATCACATCAAAGCCTATTGGCCCATGATCGGAAGGACGACCGCACAGTTATCTCTGGATTTTGGTGTGGATGACCTTGACGGCACCATTGACGATACGACCAAAATATATTCTATGGCAGGATCTGAAGAACAAAACCCGGCAATGAGTACAGAAGATTTGGTCAAAACCATCCGGAGTGCAGGGTATGTTGCAAAGGAAAGAGATACTTTATACAACATCGTCAGGGATTTTACTGATTATCAGTTTGAGGATGATAAGGTCTATAAAGGATACGTTTCCCTGCCTGTGGTCAATAATTAA